In the Rubrivivax gelatinosus IL144 genome, TCACCGGCGGCGACGCGGTTGGCCGCGTCCACCGCCTCGCGCAGCGGCCGCACCACCGAACGTGTCATCAGCACGGCGGCGCCGATGCCGAGCAGCGTGCCGAACAGGCCCCCGACGAACAGCAAGCGGGTGGCCAGGGTCTCGTCCTCGGACGCCGTGACGGCGCCGCGCGAGGCCAGTTCGACCATGTGAGCGATCCAGGCCTTGCCCGCGCGGTCGGCGGCTGTGAACGCCTGCGCCGAGTCGCCGAGCATCAGCTTGGAGGCGCGGTCCTCGAGCGAGGCGTCGCCGGCGGATGCGCGCGACATGGCCTCGATGTCGGGCCACAACCTGCGATAGGTCTCGACGGCGGCCTTGAAGGCTTCGGTGTTGCGACGGTCGGTGTCGTCGCTGATGTCCTCGCGGAAGTACCTCGCGAGGCTCTCGTCGAGCGACTTGTCGACGCCGGCGATGCGGGCCTGGATCTGTTCCTTCTCGGCCAGGTCGCCGGTCGAGAGGTGGCGGTATTCGAGGATGCGACGGTCGGACAGGTAGCCCCGCGCCTCGTTCATCGTGGTCAGGCTGGGGACGATGTTGGTCGTGAAGTAGCGGACGTTGCCGGCGATCGAGTGCGTCTGGGTCGCGGCCGTGATCGACATCGCGATCATCAGCACGACCAGCAAGCCGAACGCCAGGCCCAGACGCGGGCCTATCTTGAGTTTCGCGAGCATGAGGGACCTCTTTCTTGTTCGTGGTTGACGGTACGAGAGCGCGAGTTCGACGCGCTGCCCGCGCTGACATACGCAGGCAGAACCCGTGGCCGAGCCATTGCGGCGGCTTACGACGCGCAGAACGTGCCGCTCGCCCGGGCCGCGATCGGCGCCTTGGGGTTCTTCGTGTCTTTCATTCGGCCATCGAGGCCAAGAATGAAGCCGATTTCTGCGACTTGCGCGCTTCAACCGCTTTGGCGAAGCCGGCGCTTCATCGCGCGGAAGGAGTCGCGCGCAGCGGCTTGGCCTGCGCCGCGTCAAGCCAGGACACCCCGAGGGCAGCTTCTGTCATCGAAACCGGCTTGTTGCCCGTTGGTGTCTGAATGGTGAATTGCCACCACAATCGCTGTGGGCATCAGACCCACAGTACCCACGACAGTCCCGAGGATCACCGATGAGCCGCGATCCCTTGCGCCGCTTCAGCCCCATTGCCGCCGCCTGCGCGGCCCTACTCGCCGTCGGCGCCGTGCGCCCGGCCTCGGCCCAGCAGGCCCCGACGACGGCGACGCCGCCGTCCAAGGCCGAGCGCATCGAGATCACCGGCTCGCGCATCAAGCGCACCGAGGACGAGAGCGCGCTGCCAGTGCAGGTGATCACGCGCGAGGAGATCATCAAGTCCGGCGTCACGACCGCCGCCGAGGCGATGCGCAACCTCAGCGCCAATAGCGGCGGCCTGAGCGACGGCGGCAGCATCAGCCCCGGCGCCTACGACCAGAAGGGCTTCAATTCAGCCAATCTGCGCGGCATCGGCACCTCGTCGACGCTGGTGCTGCTCAACGGCCGGCGCATGGCCAACTTCGCCTCGCCCGGCGACGACGCCGGCGTCGACCTGAACAACATCCCGGCGGCGGCGATCGACCGCATCGAGGTGCTGCTGGACGGCGCTTCGGCCGTCTACGGCACCGACGCGATCTCCGGCGTCATCAACTTCATCACGCGCAAGGACTACACCGGCGCCGAGGTCAACGTCTACGTCGGCGACAGCCAGGAAGGCGGCGCTGGCAAGCGCGCCGCGTCGGTCACCGCCGGCTACGGCACGCTGGCCGACAACGGCTTCAACATCTTCGGCGTCTTCGACGTGCAGCGCACCGATGCGCTCAGCACCTCGCAGCGCAGCTTCATCAAGGACCTGAAGATCCCCGAGCGGCTGCCGCACCTGCTGTCGGGCTACACGAGCCCGGCCAACATCCGGCTCAGCGGCGATCAGCTGGAGTACCTGCAGTCGCAGGGCGTGCAGATCAACGGTTCGCTGATCGACAGCCGCACGATCAACTTCTCGGCGCCGAACTGCAACCCGCCGGCCAACCTGCACCTGCCCACCGGCACCGGCGGCGCGCAAGCCTGTACCTACGACTACATGCGCGACACCGAGCTGTACCCGAAGTCCGAGAAGCTGAGCTTCCTGGGCCGCGGCGTCACCGAGATCGCCGGCGGGCACGAACTCTTCGCCGAAGTGGCGCTGGCGCGCGCCAAGACCTGGTACGTCGGCTCGGCCGCACGCGTCACCGGCACCATCGACTACTCGCTGGTGCCCGAACTCGCCGGCCTTAGCGGCCTGCAGGACGTCGACCCGGAGATCGAGCTGCGCATGCGGCTGGAAGAAGCCGGCAGGCGCACCAGCGAGCTCACCAGCACCAGCCAGCGCTACGTCGTCGGCATGAGCGGCAGCGTCGGCGACTGGGACTACGAGTGGGGGCTCAACCACAGCGTCAGCTCCGTCTCCGACCGCGACACCCACGGCTACCTGCTCTACAACGAGCTGATGCAAGGCATCGCCGACGGCCTGGTGAACCCCTTCGGGCCGTCGTCGGCCGCCGGACAGGCGCTGATCGACAGCATCCAGGTCGACAACGTCGTGCGCCGCGCGCGCGGCACGATGGACTCGCTGGACTTCAGCGTGACGCGCTCGTTCGGCAAGCTCGACGGCGGGCCGATCGGCGTCGCGCTGGGCGGCGAACTGCGGCGCGAGAAGAGCACCTTCAATCCGTCGGCGCTGCTGATGAGCGACAACATCAACAACGACTTCGCGCCCGAAGGCGGCGAGGCCACCAGCGACCAGCGCCGCGTCGCCGCGTTCTACGGCGAGATGCAGCTGCCGCTGACGAAGAAGCTGGAGCTGCAGCTCGCCGCGCGTTTCGACCATTACGAAGGCGTCGGCAACACGGCCAATCCGAAGATCGGCGCGCGTTACCTGGTGAGCCCGCAGTGGCTGCTGCGCAGCTCGTTCGGCACGGGCTTCCGCGCGCCGTCGATGAACGACCTGCACCGTCCGACGCAGTACGGTACGACCTCGACGCTGCCCGACCCGGTGTACTGCGCCACCGTCGACAACGACTTGGCCGACTGCGCCTGGAACTGGGACACGCGCCACTACAGCAACGCCAAGCTCAAGCCCGAGCACTCGCGCCAGTTCTCGCTGGGCACGGTGTTCAACCCGCACCCGCTGTGGAGCGTGAGCCTGGACTACTGGAACATCCAGAAGCGCGACGTCATCAGCGAGGTCGGCGACGACGTGATCCTGGCCAACCTCGACAAGTTCGAGAACCTCGTGCACCGCTACAACGAGAACGAGGGCCTGGACGGTTGCGACTACAACCCCGACGACAACTCGATCTGCTACATCGAGATGCGCAAGGAGAACCGCGGCCGGCAGAAGGCTTCGGGCCTGGACATCGTCGTCGAGATGAAGGGGCTGAAGACGCCGGCGGGCGTGTTCGGCACGCGGCTGGCCGGCACCTGGATGCTGCAGTCCGAGCAGCAGCCCAGCCCTGAACTGGGCTACATCAGCAACCTGGGCCGCTTCGTCACCGACGGCGTCGTGCAGCGCTGGCGCCACCGCCTGAGCTTCGACTGGGAACGCGGCGCCTGGAGCGCGAGCATCGGCAACACCTACTACTCGGGCTACAAGGACCAGAACTCGGCGATCAACACCGACGACGGCAGCGTCGTCGCGAAGAACCGGGTCAAGGCCTATTCGCTGTGGGACCTGTCGGGCGCCTACGAAGTCTCCAAGGACTTCACCGTGCGCGCCGGCGTGCAGAACGTGTTCGACACGGCGCCGCCGTTCTCCAACCAGGCCTACTACTTCATCTCGGGCTACGACCCGAGCTACACGGATCCGCGCGGCCGCTTCTTCTACGTGTCGGCGCGCTACCAGATCCACTGAACGCCGCGAGGCGCCACCGCCCGGGTGGCGCCTGCGCGACGGCGGCTGATGAAGCTCAGCCGCGGCGACGGCGCGCGGCCGCCAGACCCAGCAGCGCCATCGAGGCCAGCGCCAGCGTCGCCGGCTCGGGGATCGCCTCGCCGGTGACACGCACGTTGATGTCGCTGGACTTGTCCCAGCCGTTGCCCTGGCTGTCGACGACCTGCACCGCGCCCAGGTCGCTCTTATCGAAGATCAGGTACTTGCCGTCAGCGCCCTGCTGCGGCGTGCCGCTGAGCGCGGCATTGGAGGCGTGGCTCCACCACTCGTATTGATCGCCGTCGACACCGAAGTAATAGGTGACGCCGCCGTCGATCACGAGGTTCAGGTTGCTGAACACCGTCTGCGCGATGCCGTAGACGCCGCCACCCCAGCCTTCGTAGGTGTCGGTGACGCCATCGGCATAGCTGACGAAGGAATGCGTGATGTTCGGATTGCTGTTGGCATTGCCGCTGACGGCGCCTTCGGACACCCGCGACAGCGCGCTGCCGGCACGGCCGAAATAAAGCGCGATGTTGGCCACGTCCAGCGACAGCGGATCGAACTGCGCACCCCAGACGGTGATCGTGTCGATGCGGTACTTCTCGCCGGTCACGCCGATGCTGAAGTCGTCACCGGTGAACTCGGTGCCGCTCGCCGACCACGTGACGTTGCTGCGCGCGGCACCGGCGGCGTTGTTGAGGTTCAGGCTGGGCAGGCCGCGGTCGAACAGCAGCGGCGCGGCAGCCACGGGTTGCGAAACGGCGAACAGGCAGGCTGCCGACAGGGCAGCGGACAGGAGAGTCTTTTTCATCTTGGCGCTGATGGTCTGATTGATCTGGCGCAACGTCGCGCATTGGCGCGACATTGCCTGACGTAGCGTTTCCAGAGATTGCAATCGCCGTGCCCTCCTCTGCAAAACGCAGGCAAACCATTGGCGCAGAAGAAGCAATTCGGCAGCGCGAGAAAAGCCGAAGCGATGGCGACGCGGCGAATGTCAAATCGATCGACAGTTGACATTCCAATCGCCTTGCGACTGGACCGAAGCATCTGAAGCGATGCCTGCGCGCAAAGCGCCGTGATCGAAACCGTGCCGGACCTGAGCGTCCGGGGCCGCGCCGCACGATGCGTGCGCGCGAAGGCAGAAAAGACAAAGGCCCCGGCATTTCTGCCGGGGCCTTGTTCCTACCGTTTGGTAGGCGCGATTGGACTCGAACCAACGACCCCCACCATGTCAAGGTGGTGCTCTAACCAGCTGAGCTACGCGCCTGAAGAGCCTATGACTATATACGAGATCCGATTTTTTGCAAATACCCGACTGCTTTACCAGACCAAATTAGCGCAGCGATCGGGCCTCAGCGGCGCCGCGCGTGGCGCACGCCGCCGATGCCGGCCAGGTGCTTGAGCACCTGCGCCAGACGCGCGGTGTCGGACACCTCGATGGTAAACGTCATCCACGCGGTGCCGCCGCGCGCGTCCTTGACGCTCTGCGTGTGCACGCCGATGACGTTCATCTTCTCCTTGGCGAAGACCTCGGAGATGTCGCGCAGCAGGCCCTGGCGGTCGCTGGCCTCGATGATCACGTCCAGCGGGTAGACGCCGTCGCGCTCGCGACCCCACTCGACCTCGATGACGCGCCCCGGGTCCTTCTGCGCCATGTGGCGGAAGTTGGTGCAGTCGCGGCGGTGGATGGCCACGCCCTTGGCGCGCGTGACGAAGCCGCCGATCGTGTCGGGCGGCGCCGGGCGGCAGCAGCGCGCCAGCGTCGTCAGCAGCGAATCGACGCCGACGACCAGCACCCCGCCCTTGCCCTTGCCGCTGCCTTCGTGGCGCGGCCGGCGCAGCGCGATGCCTTCGTCCTCCTCGGCCGGCGCCGGCGCGGCCGGGCGCAGGATCTGCTCGATGTTGCGCAGCGAGAACTCGTCCTTGCCGACGACCTCGAACAGCGCGTCCGCCGTCTTGAAGCCCAGCTGCTCGGCCAGCGACTCGAGCTTGACCGCGGTCTTGCCCTCGCGCTGCAGCAGCTTCTCGACCAGCTCGCGGCCGCGCGCGATCGTCAGCCCCTGCGCCTGGGCGTTGAACCAGGCGCGCACCTTGGCCTTGGCACGCGGGCTCTTCAGATAGCCCAGCTCGGGGTTGAGCCAGTCCATCGACGGCCCGCCTTCCTTGGCGGCGACGATCTCGATCGTCTGCCCCGAGACCAGCGCCGTGTTCAGCGGCACCATGGCGCCGTCGACCCGCGCGCCGCGGCAGCGGTGGCCCAGGTCGGTGTGCAGCGCGTAGGCGAAGTCCACCGGCGTGCCGCCCACCGGCAGGTCGATGACGTTGACCTGCGGCGTGAAGACGTAGATGCGGTCGTCGAACACCGCCGAGGCGGTGGCGTCCTGCGTCGTCGCGAAGTCGCGTTCCCAGGCCAGCAGCTCGCGCAGCACGGCCTTGCGCGCCTCGGCCAGGCGCTCGTTGAAGTCGCCCGCGGCGCTGACGCCGGCGTAGCCGCGCACGCCGGCTTCCTTGTACATCCAGTGTGCGGCGACGCCGTGCTCGGCGTGCTCGTGCATCGCGCGCGTGCGGATCTGCACTTCCAGCGCCCGGCCGTCGTCGTCGAGCACGACGGTGTGCAGCGACTGGTAGCCGTTGGGCTTGGGCCGCGCGATGTAGTCGTCGTACTCGCCGTCGACGGCGCGGTAGCACTCGTGCACACGCGACAGCGCCGCGTAGCAGCCGGCGACGTCGTCGACGATGACACGCAGCGCGCTCAGGTCGAAGACACGCTCGATCGGCAGCCCCTTGCCGCGCATCTTCTTCCAGATGCTGTGCAGATGCTTCGGCCGGCCGTAGACCTCGGCGCGCAGGCCGGCCTCGGCCAGGCGCTCGCGCAGGCGGCGGCGCGCGCCTTCGATGCGCTGCTCGCGCTCGACACGCTTCTCGTCGAGCAGGCGCGCGATGCGCTTGTACTCGTCGGGCTGCAGGAAGCGGAAGGCCAGGTCCTCCAGCTCCCACTTGATCTGCCAGATGCCCAGGCGGTTGGCCAGCGGCGCGAAGATCTGCTGCGTCTCCTCGGCCAGCACTTCCGGACAGGGGACACGCTCGGCGGCGTACCAGCGCAGCGTCTGCAGCCGCGACGCCAGGCGCAGCAGCACGACACGCAGGTCGTGCGAGAAAGCGAGCAGCATCTTGCGCACCTGCTCGGCCTGCTGCTGGCGCTGCGCCTCCAGCACCGTCGCGGCCCGCGTGGCGCGCTGGATCTGCACCAGGCGCCGGGTGTGCGTCACCAGGCTGGCGTAGGACTGGCCGAAGGCCTTGGCGACCATCTCCTCGGGGTGCTGGAGGTAGTCGCCGGCGTAGACCAGGTAGGCGGCGGCGCGCATCGACGGCGCCGCGCCGATGGCCTGCAGGATCGCGGCGACACCGTCGGCGTGCACCAGCGCGGGCTCGCCGGTGTCGAGCAGGTGACCGGCCAGCAGCGGCTCGGCAAAAGCGCGGGCGCGTTCGAGCGCGGCGGCGCCGTCTTCGGCGACACCGGTTTCACGCGCCGCCAGTTCGACGATCGCGGCCGCGTCGACGGCCGCTTCGGAAGGTTCGGCGGTTCTCATCAGGACAAGAGGAAATCGCGGACGACGGCGCGCTGCTCCGGCTGCACCAGCATCGGCGCGTGGCCGACCCCGGCGAACTCGTGCAGCTGCGCACGCGGGCCGCGGCGCGTCATCGCCTCGGCGGTGGCGCGCGACAACAGATCGGAATCGGCGCCGCGCAACAGCAGCGTCGGGCAGCCGAGGCCGTCCCAGGCGGCCCACAGCGCGGCTTCGCCGGCGGCGGCGATCTCGGGCGTCATCGCCCGGAACGGGACCGCGATCGCCGGGTCGTAGTGCGGGATCCAGCCGTCGCCGTCGGCGACGAGCTGCGGCCGGGTCAGCGCCAGCCATTGTTCGGGCGTGTGCGAGCCGAAACCCAGCGACACCTGGCGGATCGCCTCGGCGGCGTCCTCGACGCTGGCCCAGCGCACCGGCTGGCCGAGGTAGCCCTTGATGCGCTCCAGCGCCGCCGGCTCGATCGCCGGGCCGACGTCGTTGAGCACCAGGCGGCGCACCGGCGAGCCGGCCAGGCTGGCGACGCCCAGGCCGATCAGCCCGCCCATCGAGGTGCCGACCCAGTCGACCGTGTCGACGTCCAGCCGCGCCAGCAGCGTGACGATGTCGGCGACGTACTGCGGCACCGTGTAGCCCGCCGGGTCGGCGAGCCGACCGCTGCGGCCGCGGCCGACGATGTCGGGGCAGACCACGCGCAACTGCGGCGCCAGGTCCATCGCCAGCGTGTCGAAGTCGCGCCCCTGGCGCGACAGGCCGTGCACGCAGACCACCGCGTGGCGCGCCGACGGATCGCCCCACTCCCAGTACGCCATGCGGTGCAGGCCCCGGGAATCCAGGCAAGACACGTCAGCAAGGCGGGGGTTCATGGGGGGCGACGAGGATGGTTGGCGCGGGAAGCGGTCCCGATAATCGTCCCATCGTAGCAACCGGCAAGGGGACGGCACATGCTCCAAGGAAAGACGGCGCTGGTGACGGGCTCGACGAGCGGCATCGGCCTCGGCATGGCGGTGGCGCTCGCGCAGCAGGGTGCGAAGCTGATGCTCAACGGCTTCGGCGACGTCGACGCCGCGCTGCAGACGGTGCGCGCCGCCGGCTCCGGCGAAGTCGCCTACCACGGCGCCGACATGCGCCGGCCCGACGAGATCGAGGATCTGGTGCACCAGTGCGAGCGCCAGTTCGGCGGCCCGGACATCGTCGTCAACAACGCCGGCATCCAGCACGTCGCGCTGGTCGAGGATTTCCCGGTCGAGCGCTGGGACGCGATCATCGCGATCAACCTCAGCTCGGCCTTCCACACGATGCGTGTGGCGCTGCCGGGCATGAAGCATCGCGGCTGGGGGCGCGTCATCAACGTCGCCTCGGTGCACGGGCTGGTGGCCTCGGCCGGCAAGAGCGCCTACGTCGCGGCCAAACACGGCATCGTCGGGCTGACGCGTGCCGCGGCGCTGGAATGCGCACGCAGCGGCGTCACCGTCAACGCGATCTGCCCCGGCTGGGTGCTGACGCCGCTGGTGCAAAAGCAGATCGACGCCCGCGCCGCCGAGCACGGGCTGTCGAACGAGGAAGCCGAGCGCCAGCTGCTGGCCGAGAAGGAGCCTTCGCTGCGCTTCACGACGCCCGAGCAACTGGCGGCGCTGGCGCTGTTCCTGTGTTCGCCGGCCGGTGACAACGTGCTCGGCACGGCCTGGAACATGGACGGCGGCTGGACGGCGCAGTAAGCCCCGCCCTGCCCTGCCGCGTCGGCTACTTGGCCGACATCTGCACGCTGCCCGAGACGCTGACCGTGACGCTGGCCTTGCCGGCTTCGACCGGCAGCGCCTCGTCGGCCATCGCGGCACGCGCCTTCATCGCCATCGGGAACACGCCCGACGGCGGCTCGCTGGCCGACACCGAGACCTCGCGAATGCCCCAGCCGCCGAAACCGAACTGGCGGCTGATCGTGTCCGCCTTGGCGCGAAAGCGCGCGATCGCCTCGGCCGACAGCTCGGCTTCGGCCTTCTCGCGCGCTTCGCGCGACAGCGAGTAGCCGACGCGTGCGATGGTCATCGTCTGCACCCGCCCGGTCAGCTGGGCGATGCCGGCGACGTCGCGGCCCTCGGCCACCAGCTCGGCGCTGCCCTGCCAGCCGTTGGCCACGCCTTTGCTGGAGTAGCGCGGGTACAGCGAGAAGCCGCCGGTGTGCAGCTCGATCTGGCCCGGCTTGGCGACCTTGCGCGCCTCGGCCAGCGCGGCGTCCAGCGCCTGCTTGAGCTGGGACTGCACGGTCTGCGCGTCGGGGCCTTCGCGCGAGGTCGAGAAGCTCACCGACAGCATGTCGCGCGGCACCTCGGCGGTGGCACTGGCCGACAGGCTGACGACGTTCTGCGGCGGCGGCAGCGTCTGCGCCTGGGCGGCGGCGGCGAGGCCGAACGCGGCGGCGGCGAAGGCCTTTCGGGCAAAGGGCATCACAACGTTTCCTTTCAGGAGCAAGGGTTGCTGACGAGGTTTCCCTCGTACAACGCGGGAACGGACCCCCGTGCGTGGCCGGAACGCCGCAAGACTTGTCACAACATGTCAGCAAACGCCGGGTCGGGCCGAAAACGGCCCGCACAATGCCGCTGTTACAAGTTTGGAGTCGGTGATGAACACCCCCGCCAATACCCGTCCCGACCGCATCGTGGTCGTCGACGATGATGCCCACATCCGCGACCTGCTGCGTCGCTACCTGTCGCAGGAAGGTTTCGAGGTCCTGCTCGCCGAAGACGCCAAGGCGCTGAACCGTGTGCTGACGCGCGACACGGTCGACCTGATCGTGCTGGACCTGATGCTGCCGGGCGAAGACGGCCTGTCGATCTGCCGCCGCCTGCGTGCGGCCAACGACCTGACGCCGATCATCATGCTCACCGCCAAGGTCGAGGACGTCGACCGCATCGTCGGCCTGGAAGTCGGCGCCGACGACTACCTGCCCAAGCCCTTCAACCCGCGCGAGCTGCTGGCGCGCATCCACGCCGTGCTGCGCCGCCGCCCGGCCCCGGAAGCGCCGGGCGCGCCGTCCAAGGAGCCGCAGGGCGTCAACTTCGGGCCCTTCGAGTTCGACCTGTCGCTGCGCCGCCTGTCCAAGAACGGCGAGCAGATCTCGCTGACCACCGGCGAGTTCTCGATGCTCAAGGCGCTGGTGCGCCACCCGCGCCAGCCGCTGTCGCGCGACAAGCTGGCGCAGCTGGCACGCGGGCGCGAGTTCGAACCCTTCGACCGCAGCCTGGACGTGCAGATCTCGCGCCTGCGCAAGATGCTCGAGCCCGACCCGGCGCAGCCGCGCTACATCCAGACCGTCTGGGGCGTGGGCTACGTCTTCGTGCCGGACGGCGCGAGCTGATGCCCGCCGGCGCTGACGCGCCGATGCGACAACCCGATGCGCGCCGCCCCCGGCGCGCCCTCCGAGCCCGCCCCGGCCCGCGACGCCGACGGCATCATCGCGGCCGATGGCACGAAAGACGATCGCCCTGAGCCTCTTCTGGCGCACCTTCTGCCTGCTGGCCATCCTGCTGGCCGGCGGGGTTTTCGCCTGGGTGCAGACCTTGCGCGCGCTGGAGTTCGAGCCGCGCGCGGTCGAGTCCGCACAGCAGATCGCCGGCCTGGTGAACCTGTCGCGCGCCGCGCTGCAGCAGGCCGACGGCATCAACCGCATCGCGCTCGTCAAGTCGCTGGGCCAGCAGGCGGCGGTGCGCGTCATGCCGCGCGAGCCGGGCGACCGCTGGGAAGGCTTCGAGGTCGACCGCTTCACGCGCCGCGTCGCGCGCGAGCTGAGGGCCGCGCTCGGCGAGGACGCGGTCGTCGCGCGCAGCGTCAACACCAAGCCGGGCTTGTGGGTCGGTTTCTCGATCGACGGCGACGCCTACTGGCTGCAGGTCGACGACAGCCACACCAGCCCGCTGACCAGCAACACCTGGTTCGTCTGGATCGGCATCGCGCTGCTGGCGACCCTCGTCGGCTCGGTGGCGATCGCGCGGCTGATCAACCGGCCGCTCAAACAGCTGTCCTTCGCCGCCAGCCGCATCCGCGAGGGCGACCTCGATTCGCGCCTGGATGAGAACACGCTGACCAGCGAGATCCGCGAGGTCAACCGCGGCTTCAACCGCATGGCGCGCGAACTGGCGCGTGTCGAGGAGGACCGCGCGGTGATGCTGGCCGGCATCAGCCACGACCTGCGCACCCCGCTGGCGCGGCTGCGGCTGGAAACCGAGATGAGCGTCTCCGACGACGAGGCCAAGCGCAACATGGCGCTGGACATCGACCAGCTCGACGCGATCATCGACAAGTTCATGGACTACGCGCGCCCGGGCGAGACGCAGATGCGCCCGGTGCACGTCTCGCAGCTGATCGACCGCGAGGCCGCCGGTTTCCGCGACCCGACGCAGATCCGCATCCACTCACGCGTGGCCATCGACCTGAAGGTGCTGGCCGACGAGACCGAGCTCGGCCGCGTCTTCTCCAACCTGTTCGAGAACGCGCGCCGCTACGGCCGCAACACCGACACCGGCATCGCCGAGGTGACGATCTCCTATGCGCGCACCGGCCCCTGGGTCATCGTCAGCGTGCGCGACACCGGCCCCGGCGTGCCTCCGGAGAAGCTGTCGCAGCTGACGACGCCGTTCTTCCGCGGCGACGCGGCGCGCACCGCCGCCACCGGCGCCGGCCTGGGCCTGGCCATCGTCGACAAGGCGATGCAGCGCATGGGCGGCAGCCTGGAACTGGCGAACGCGCCAGACGGCGGCCTGATGGCGCACATGCGGCTGCGCCGCGCGCCCTGATCAGGCGCGCACCAGCAGACAGGCAGCGCGCGTCTC is a window encoding:
- a CDS encoding sensor histidine kinase, with the translated sequence MARKTIALSLFWRTFCLLAILLAGGVFAWVQTLRALEFEPRAVESAQQIAGLVNLSRAALQQADGINRIALVKSLGQQAAVRVMPREPGDRWEGFEVDRFTRRVARELRAALGEDAVVARSVNTKPGLWVGFSIDGDAYWLQVDDSHTSPLTSNTWFVWIGIALLATLVGSVAIARLINRPLKQLSFAASRIREGDLDSRLDENTLTSEIREVNRGFNRMARELARVEEDRAVMLAGISHDLRTPLARLRLETEMSVSDDEAKRNMALDIDQLDAIIDKFMDYARPGETQMRPVHVSQLIDREAAGFRDPTQIRIHSRVAIDLKVLADETELGRVFSNLFENARRYGRNTDTGIAEVTISYARTGPWVIVSVRDTGPGVPPEKLSQLTTPFFRGDAARTAATGAGLGLAIVDKAMQRMGGSLELANAPDGGLMAHMRLRRAP